GTGCAGGAGCTGGACGCGGCGGGGACCAACCGCGGGCTGCTCGACCGCGCCGACGAGCTGCTCAGCCGGTGCATGGCCCGGCTGGAGGACGAGTTCCGGGCGCTCATCGAGCGCCCCGACGACGCGGCCCCGGCGGCGCCCGGCGGGTTCGACTCCGAGCAGAGCGACGACGAGGACTACGACGCGGACGACGGCTACGGCGACGAGCCCATCCCCATCGCCAAGCCGGTCACGGATTTCGACGTGGTCATCGACGCCCTGCCCCCGGGGTCCGTCTCCGACGTGCACCAGATCGCGCGGAGGATGGTGGACGCGGGCTTCGGCCGCGAGTGCGCCGAGGCCTACGCGGCCGCGCGCCGCGGGTTCATCGACGAGAGCGTCGCGCGCCTCGGCATCCGCTCGCGCACCTCCGACGAGGTCCACTCCCTGCCCTGGGAGGAGCTCGAGTTCGACATTGCGCGGTGGATCCCGGCCTTCAAGATGGTGTTCCGCATCCTCATCCCCAGCGAGCGCCGCCTCTCCGACCGTGTCTTCGAGGGCCTCGCCCCCTACGGCGACCTCGCCTTCGTCGCCGCGGTACGCACCCAGGCGCTGCAGCTCATCTCGTTCGGTGACGCGGTTGCCGCTGCCAGCCGCGCGCCGGAGCGCCTCTTTCGTGTCATCGACATGTACGAGGCGGTGCGCGATCTCCTCCCCGACCTCGACCCTGTTTTCGCCGACCCCTACTCCGCAGCGCTCCGCGCCGAGGTCTCTGCTGTGTGCAACACCCTCGGCTCCTCCATCAAAGGTATATTCATGGAGCTGGAGAATCTTATCCGCCGTGACCCGGCTCGCGTTGCGGTGCCCGGCGGCGGCATACACCCAATCACTCGCTATGTCATGAACTATCTCCGTGCCGCATGTGGTTCAAGACAGACACTGGAAGAGGTGATGGAAGGTGACCTGGGTGCTCTCGGCGTGACCGCCATTGCCGTCGATCCTGACCGCCCCACTTCGTCGCTCGCGGTGCACATTGCGTGGATCATGGACGTGCTTCACAAGAATCTGGAGAGCAAATCCAAGATATACAGGGACCCGCCGCTGGCCTCCATCTTCTTGATGAATAATGGCAAGTACGTCATCCACAAGGTGAATGACAGTGAGCTTGGGGTTTTACTCGGCGATGACTGGATGAAGCAGATGTTGAGCAGAGTGCGCCGGTGGAGTATGGAGTACCAGCGCGGGGCGTGGGCGAAGGTGATGTCGGTGCTACAGACCGGAGGCTCTGGGTTTTCTGGTCTCCCACCGAAGGCCATGCTTCAGAAACTTCAGATGTTCAATGGCTACCTGGAGGAGATTCGGGCGGCCCAGTCCGAGTGGGTGATCACGGATGATCAGCTGCGCGCCGATGTTAAGGCAGCAATAGCAGATTCGGTGCTGCCTGCATACAAGGGCTTGATTGCGAGGCTGAGATCGTCTCCAGATCCTCCGCAGGATCTGTTCATCAAGCATACCCCAGAGGATGTTGAGGCATGCATCCAACATTTGTTTGAAGGAATTGGGAAATGATTGGTTATCTTGTACTGTAGCATCTTATTGGTCGTGCCTGTGATTTTCGTATCATCACTAAAGTACTGTTGTGGCCGATATCTGAAGTTCTGAACATGGATAATGGGGAAATAATGGTACCACTTTGGGTTTGATGGTGTTTTGCCATGAGGTTAGGCTTTATATTAGACGCGCAAATCATTGTCTTCTCCAACTGTGTAAATTATTGTAGGCATTTCTCTGTCAGTTGTTAATGGTAGTCTTATTCAAAACATTATCTGTCTTCTTATTTATCGTGTTTCAGTGCCTGGTTGTTCAGGTGATGAAGGAGAAACGCTTATCTTAAGTCAGATCTGCCAAGCTTGGCTGTTGTCTGTTGTGATTGCGTGTGTGTGACCCAACTTTTATGATGGTTAGCCTAGTAGTATGGTTATTATAGAAAGCATGCAAGTTAATCTGGTCCCTCTCTCCTATGGGTGTGATATGCCCTGAGCAGATGGGTCTGTATTTCtcttgtattttttttcttttttaacaaTTTGCAATGATATTTTCCCTTCAATTTCTGAAAAAACTCTGTCATAAAGTTATTCAAATGAAAGGTTGTGGCTAAGGCCACAGCTCTTGAAAATTCAGTTGTCAACACAAGTGTATATTCTTTTTGTAAAGCCCATATGGGATAACGGGTCTTCTCTTTATCATTTACTccctactaactttgtactaaatcaacgACACTTATTTCTGAACGGAGTACAATTTTGCGCTGTTTGTGGAAGCATGCCTTTTGACTCTTGAATGACTGGTGTTCCTTCTCTAAATTAATCACTTGATGCTTTCAAATTACTCTTCATTAAACTGTTGAATGCTGCTATCCTGAAGTAAGTTCGTTTTGACCCTTCGACAAATAGTGTTTGTTATTTACTGAATACCTCGTCTGTGTGTACATATGCTGATATCATGCACGACCGATACTCCTTTTGCTAAAATGGTGTTCTGAGCTTGTGCACTATTTTGGAATATCAAATAACTGCACATGTAGTTATATATCTTAGTGCCACAGTAGGTGAAGAATGTTCTGTTCCTCAGTCTCTGAATTTGCCTTCACTGTGGTTTGTTTTGAACTCATTCTTTCAGAATGTGAGACATTTTAACTAGTCAACTTTGTCAGCTGCAGATTATTGATTGGACTGGATACCACATTCCTCTTTTATATGCTTGCACGGAGGAGTTGGGACTTGAGAGCTCCATTCATTCACAAGTTACAGATCTATTTGAGGTGAGAATGGTTACTCCCAATCAGTTCCCTTCTCTAGCTTCTCGAGTTTACATAACCTGATCACGGTGTTATGCCTTTGACTTTTTAGTTTCCTTTCTTAAATTAATTGCTGAGAATGCTGAGCTTGCCATATTGTGTATAACATAACAAATGAAACACATGTTATGCCTTTGATTTCTTGATCTTCTTTCTTAATTAATTGCTGAGAATGCTGAGCTTACCATATTGTGTATAACATAACAAACGAAACACATGTTATGCCTTTGATTTCTTGATTTCCTTTCTTAAATTAATTTCTGAGAATGCTGAGCTTATCATATTGTGTATAACATAACAAAGGAAACACATGCCAGTGACTCTTTCTTACAAGGCAGACTTCAAGTAAAAGCCAAAAGATCGAACCAAACGCATTAGGTTAATTCGTTAATGCAATGAGAAAAAATAtatcttatttgagcatttgattCTTTAAAACTGTGGAATTACATTTTTCACTATGTAATCGGTTGCTATCCTATAAACCCTCTCTGTTGGGTGCACCGCATCATAAAATACATAGGATGACGCATTCCTGCAGATAGGGGTAAATCTGTTGCAAAGTATTCCGACCTCTGTGAGCCCAGTCCCACAACATCCCAGTGTTGTCTCTGTAAATCCTGTTATCATGGCAAAGTCGATGAGAACTGGTATAATTACAAGAAAGCATGTAGGGTGACAAGAATAACTCAAACTGATAACTCTGCTTTCTGCCATTAAACTGTTAGCTTTTTGGCTTTCTTCTAAAAGCTTCTAGTTGTACATGGCCAAGTATATCACCATGCTTTAATAATTCTTCTTTGGCTAGGATTATGATGCAATCTTGGTGTTTTCCAGCTGAACTAACTATTTGTAGCTTGCTAATTCTGATTTAGCTACTATTACTCAGTGTAGTTAGTTCTGAATAAAAACACCAAGAAAGCAGTAGTTAGTTCTTGGTGTTTTTATTCAGAACTGATTACTGCTTTCTTGGTGTTTTTATTCAGAAATAACTAATCAGTGTAGTTAGTTCTGAATAAAAACACCAAGAAAGCATATTAATCATAGCTAAAGCAGAATTAGCAAGCTACCGTGGAGTATTAGTGATCTTAGAGGTGTCCACTGTTACTAGATATAAGTTGGGAATCATGACATTTACTTGAAAACGTACCATATTTATTGGTGCCCTGAAGGATCACCGTCAAAGCTTCGTAGGCGTTCAAGTACACAATTTTGCTTCCTCTGAGTGAGCCTTGTAATGTTGGAATCAACTTCTGAAGTTTGGAGTTGTAGACCTGGGCCTCACTGTTCTGCTCATCGACACAGCCCCTCTCAAGGTCTCCACTCAATGTGATCTGCAAGGGTATGCAGCCAAATGGAGGAAGACCTGCCAAGATGAACTGCCGCCCCCCGAGGTTATACAGCTCCTGCATTCCAGTTCAGGTTTTATTATTTTGAGAAAATAAACATAGTTGTGGTTTATATGTTACAGAATACTTATAACAGAAGCAGCTTGGTAGACAAAGACCCAGAATTGCCTAATTTTACCTTGACATGAGCACGCACCAACTGGAGCACAGTATCTTGGTATTCACCAATGCCCAGCCTCCTCCTCGATGAACGGTAGTAATGAGTGAAATCATTGGTTCCCGCGTTGATGAACATCAGAGAGCTGGCAATGATCCTGGCAGCCTCCTTGTCCCCGGCGATGCTCCTGAGGCGAGGAAGGTACTCGTCCCTGAAGAGGTCCACCTGCGCCGACAATGGCATGGTGTTGGCCAGGTGCGACGTCCGGTCGTCGAACCCGGACCCGGCCGACGCGAAGTTCACCCCCGTCATGATGTCCTTGTCGGACAGGCTTCTGTCCAGGAACGGCGGCGCGAACTCCTTGAGCTGCAGCCTCTCGTTGAGGAGGTCCGGTACGAGCCGGCCATTGGAGAACCTCCCCGTCGGCCTGCTCCCCGGGAAGTCCCTCCCGTATGGTGGGTGGTTCGCCAGGCCCAGAGTCGGGATGTGGTTGTTGTTGCCGGTGTCGAAGATGGAGTCGCCGAAGTAGAAGATGGCCGGGAACTTTGGCTGCTGGGTTCTCTTGGTGGATGAAATGGCGGGGgaagcaaggaggaggaggagcgccaggAGAAGGAGGATGGCAGGGTGCGCCATGGGAGAGGTTCTTGCCTGGGCTGAGGTTCTAGGCCTCTGCAACTGGTCCTTACGTATAATATTTCGAGAGCATCGTGAATGACTGGTAATAACTCATCTTCCTGGAGTAATATAGTAGCATTTCTTGCACGAAATGAATATTGGATACTCTTGTTTTTTTGCATGAAACTAATACTCCTGCACTAATAAGGTGCTCGATCGGAAGTTTTTCGCAAAGAAAAAGAGGCGCTCCTAATGGAAATCCTTATCTTTCTGGGTACTACTCCTTATTATTGGCCCATGATGTTGTTGTTTTCGGCAGGATTGGAGACTTTGTAACCTACTCCTCGTGGGGTGTATGCGACGCAGGTCGTTGTTGGTTACTGTACAAAGTGGGGAATTTGGcacagagctactccctccgttccgaattacttgtcttagatttgttagatacggaggtatctagcactaaaataagtctagatacaccggtatttagacaaatccaagacaagtaattcagaacggagggagtaacatacaACATTGCTCCCGAGGAGCAACTTAGCCGAAGTAGGAGCGTACACGAAGTGTGGTTGTGCGTGCCAATCTTTTAATCGGGCTGCAAATGTTCTGCTGATCCACGAAACATTCTTGTTCTGGAAAAGGGATTGTGCGCTGCACAAAGAAACAATGTAGTACGTGCGGACCAGTGTTTTCCTGCGCGACAAACTGTTATCTGTGTGCCGACTTCTGATGGGAGGATGGTGGGTTTGGCGGCATACGAGTGCCGTGTCGATGGATTGGGCAGGGAAGACGGGGTTGGTCATGCATGGGAACAAGACGCAAGTTCACGGGCCGGTGGAACTTGTAGCGTACAATCCTTCCAGAAATTTTTGATACGTGATGGCGACACGGCAACAACGAGTGATCCGGCAGAAGTCAGAAGCGGGCGAAATCGAGTTGCGCGGGAGTTTTGGTACctactttttttttttgaggggagtGTTGGTACCTGCTTGGGACTCGCCTGAAGCGCTTCCgtcaatgggccggcccaactatcgGATTGCAAATGTTCCGCTCGTTGCAATTATATTTCTATCTTCTCTCAAAGCAATATATTTTTCTATCTATACTGGCTTGATTGGTTCAGTTTTCATACGGTTTTTGTCGGTTTTCTATGTTAGTTTATTTCTTCCCCTTTTCAAGTTTTCTTTACGGTTTCCATTGGACTTAGAACCTTTGGTTGTTTTTTTTCTACGAGTCATGCGTACCGGTTTTCTGTGTTTTTCTTGCATTTCTTTCAATGATTCTTTTTGTGTTCCTTCATCTTTTTTCTACGAGTCACGTGTACCGATTTTCTCCCTTTTTTATCAAGATTGTATAATCATTTTAATAAAAATGTCACACACATTATTTTAGTTGTATGAAACACTTGTTTTGAATTACGTCAAGTTTTTTCCCATCACATAATTTATTtcaaatacacaatgaacatttttttcCTGTATGCAACACTAACAttctttatacacatttaacatttttcacatACGtaattaacatttttttcaaatatatgttttgacATATACTTTTTATCATACAATTTTTACATTTTTCATGCACATTACgaatattttttataaaatttaatatttttcaaatccatgattaggattatttttgaacatatCTTTTCATGTCTGCTTTTTCATACAGGTTTACATATTTTGTATGTATTG
The Triticum dicoccoides isolate Atlit2015 ecotype Zavitan chromosome 3A, WEW_v2.0, whole genome shotgun sequence genome window above contains:
- the LOC119269453 gene encoding GDSL esterase/lipase At2g31540-like, producing MAHPAILLLLALLLLLASPAISSTKRTQQPKFPAIFYFGDSIFDTGNNNHIPTLGLANHPPYGRDFPGSRPTGRFSNGRLVPDLLNERLQLKEFAPPFLDRSLSDKDIMTGVNFASAGSGFDDRTSHLANTMPLSAQVDLFRDEYLPRLRSIAGDKEAARIIASSLMFINAGTNDFTHYYRSSRRRLGIGEYQDTVLQLVRAHVKELYNLGGRQFILAGLPPFGCIPLQITLSGDLERGCVDEQNSEAQVYNSKLQKLIPTLQGSLRGSKIVYLNAYEALTVILQGTNKYGFTETTLGCCGTGLTEVGILCNRFTPICRNASSYVFYDAVHPTERVYRIATDYIVKNVIPQF
- the LOC119269452 gene encoding exocyst complex component EXO70B1-like, which translates into the protein MAEDGEEKLLATVQHIAKTLGRTGTMTEDILKVFSNYDGRLSLDKLYAAAAAAGGGGGGGAGEHSMSMPASSPPPVLPSAAAAAMPAPVTSLERTVRTLDRQISQFVTMERLVWADSADADAFLEAVDDLIGTVQELDAAGTNRGLLDRADELLSRCMARLEDEFRALIERPDDAAPAAPGGFDSEQSDDEDYDADDGYGDEPIPIAKPVTDFDVVIDALPPGSVSDVHQIARRMVDAGFGRECAEAYAAARRGFIDESVARLGIRSRTSDEVHSLPWEELEFDIARWIPAFKMVFRILIPSERRLSDRVFEGLAPYGDLAFVAAVRTQALQLISFGDAVAAASRAPERLFRVIDMYEAVRDLLPDLDPVFADPYSAALRAEVSAVCNTLGSSIKGIFMELENLIRRDPARVAVPGGGIHPITRYVMNYLRAACGSRQTLEEVMEGDLGALGVTAIAVDPDRPTSSLAVHIAWIMDVLHKNLESKSKIYRDPPLASIFLMNNGKYVIHKVNDSELGVLLGDDWMKQMLSRVRRWSMEYQRGAWAKVMSVLQTGGSGFSGLPPKAMLQKLQMFNGYLEEIRAAQSEWVITDDQLRADVKAAIADSVLPAYKGLIARLRSSPDPPQDLFIKHTPEDVEACIQHLFEGIGK